One Setaria italica strain Yugu1 chromosome II, Setaria_italica_v2.0, whole genome shotgun sequence DNA segment encodes these proteins:
- the LOC101758864 gene encoding peroxidase 2, producing MAASKKLATAAVLVSLLALLVGPSAGLLDLCPVFVGWGALQSLLNSLICGLPGGNYTPPTVPSNPLGFGYYNNSNNNASYCPDAEAAVTAAVEKAIKQQGRGVGAGIIRLFFHDAFVRGCDASVLLNNTVAAGNNTEREGPPNKDSLRGFDVIDAAKEATKAACGGRNVVSCADILALAARDASHILSNGRIKFAMPTGRFDGRESFARETIQLPGPDSTLEDLVRMFKVQGLNETDVVTLSGAHSIGRARCLFLTKDRLSAMNSTYAGQLNETCKINDTVNQDPFSPDRDPNNLDNQYYKNIDKFVLFKSDAVLLSSETTKKQVEANAANATKFEADFAAAMVKMGNIGVKTTHVPGVTEIREVCWRVNNA from the exons ATGGCTGCCAGCAAGAAgcttgccaccgccgccgtcctcgtcaGCTTGCTGGCGCTCCTCGTCGGGCCCTCGGCGGGCCTGCTGGACCTCTGCCCCGTCTTCGTAGGCTGGGGGGCCCTCCAGAGCTTATTGAACTCCCTCATATGTGGGCTCCCGGGCGGCAATTACACTCCTCCCACCGTCCCGAGTAATCCGCTCGGTTTCGGCTACTACAACAACTCCAACAACAATGCCTCCTACTGCCCCGACGCGGAAGCCGCCGTGACGGCCGCCGTGGAGAAGGCCATCAAGCAGCAGGGCCGCGGCGTTGGCGCCGGCATCATCCGCCTCTTCTTCCACGACGCCTTCGTCCGG GGCTGCGATGCCTCCGTCCTCCTCAACAACACGGTCGCCGCGGGGAACAACACGGAGAGGGAAGGCCCTCCCAACAAGGACAGCCTGCGCGGGTTCGACGTGATCGACGCGGCCAAGGAGGCGACCAAGGCCGCCTGCGGCGGCCGCAACGTGGTGTCgtgcgccgacatcctcgcccTTGCTGCCCGCGACGCGTCCCACATCCTCAGCAACGGCAGGATCAAGTTCGCCATGCCGACGGGGCGCTTCGACGGGCGCGAGTCCTTCGCCAGGGAGACCATCCAGCTGCCCGGACCGGACTCCACCCTGGAGGACCTCGTGAGGATGTTCAAAGTCCAGGGGCTCAACGAAACCGACGTGGTCACCCTCTCCGGCGCGCACAGCATCGGCCGCGCCCGCTGCCTGTTCCTCACGAAGGACCGCCTGTCGGCCATGAACTCCACGTACGCCGGTCAGCTGAATGAGACCTGCAAGATCAACGACACGGTGAACCAGGACCCCTTCAGCCCCGACCGCGACCCCAACAACCTGGACAACCAGTACTACAAGAACATCGACAAGTTCGTGCTGTTCAAATCGGACGCCGTGCTCCTGTCGTCGGAGACGACCAAGAAGCAGGTGGAGGCGAACGCCGCCAATGCGACCAAGTTTGAGGCCGACttcgcggcggcgatggtgaaGATGGGCAACATCGGGGTCAAGACCACCCACGTCCCCGGCGTCACCGAGATCAGGGAGGTGTGCTGGAGGGTCAACAACGCTTAG
- the LOC101758613 gene encoding peroxidase 2, which translates to MAKLAVPITLLLALLGSVASQNIYAPGPSPPSPRAIPDTPPRRNQTGSNPPRPTRPTNPRLSPRPPEPVELDSTYESSSQSTELTCLSSQPNPPIYPPSSSPSSSTPPTNPPPSPLSLPAYPPSPSPLSPSIPPTYPPNTSPSPTTYPSSTSPTPSANPPAYTSPSPSPASSYAPSTSPIPIPPSHPPSASPPIYPSPSPSPSIPSPSYPTPSPSPSPSSSISSPPNYPPSPSPSSSISSPPRYPPSPSPSTAPSGLSVGYYRYSCPDAESIVRAAVKNATDGNRGTGAGLIRLFFHDCFVEGCDASVLLNTTGSTRPTERASVPNLSLRGFEVIDAAKAALEAACPGVVSCADIVAFAGRDATFFLSGNAVDFDMPAGRYDGHVSLDSAAIANLPPPFASLKELKDMFAAKGLDTEDMVTLSGAHTVGRSQCSSFSDRLPPNASDMNATLAASLTSQCNGTGDPTVPQDFVTPSGLDSQYYRNVLNHEVLFGSDAALLASDQTAGMVRDNAFKPGLWEDKFKAAMVKMGRAGVKNSTDGEIRKKCWMINQVSS; encoded by the exons ATGGCTAAGCTTGCTGTCCCAATAACCTTGCTTCTTGCGCTCCTCGGATCGGTGGCGTCCCAGAACATTTATGCTCCTGGCCCGAGCCCACCGAGCCCAAGAGCGATCCCTGATACTCCTCCAAGGCGGAACCAGACGGGCTCAAATCCACCGAGACCGACGCGGCCCACTAATCCTCGGCTGAGCCCCAGACCG CCCGAGCCCGTTGAGCTCGACTCCACCTACGAATCCTCCTCCCAGTCCACCGAGCTCACCTGCTTATCCTcccaacccaacccacccaTTTATCCTCCTAGCTCGAGCCCATCGAGCTCGACTCCACCTACAAATCCTCCACCCAGTCCACTAAGCCTGCCTGCTTATCCTCCCAGTCCAAGTCCTTTGAGCCCATCAATCCCACCTACTTATCCTCCAAACACAAGCCCAAGCCCGACCACCTACCCGTCGAGCACTAGCCCGACTCCGAGTGCAAACCCACCAGCGTATACTTCACCAAGCCCAAGCCCTGCCAGCAGCTATGCTCCAAGCACGAGCCCCATCCCAATTCCACCATCTCATCCTCCGAGTGCAAGCCCACCAATATATCCCTCACCAAGCCCAAGCCCATCGATCCCTAGTCCATCCTATCCTACTCCCAGCCCCAGCCCAAGCCCTTCTAGCTCAATCTCGAGTCCACCCAATTACCCTCCTAGCCCAAGCCCGTCTAGCTCAATCTCGAGTCCACCTCGTTACCCTCCTAGCCCTAGCCCAAGCACTGCTCCATCAGGGCTCAGTGTCGGCTACTACAGGTACTCATGCCCTGACGCAGAAAGCATCGTCAGGGCGGCCGTGAAAAACGCCACAGACGGTAACCGTGGCACGGGCGCTGGCCTCATTCGTTTgttcttccacgactgcttcgttgAG GGGTGCGATGCTTCAGTTCTCCTCAACACGACCGGCTCTACCCGACCGACGGAGAGGGCCAGCGTACCCAACCTGAGCCTGCGCGGCTTCGAGGTGATCGACGCGGCCAAGGCGGCGCTCGAGGCCGCCTGCCCTGGCGTCGTCTCGTGCGCGGACATCGTCGCCTTCGCCGGCCGCGACGctaccttcttcctcagcgGCAACGCCGTCGACTTCGACATGCCAGCGGGGCGCTACGACGGGCACGTGTCCCTCGACAGCGCGGCCATCGCcaacctgccgccgccgttcgccaGCCTGAAGgagctcaaggacatgttcgcCGCCAAGGGGCTCGACACCGAGGACATGGTCACCCTCTCCGGCGCGCACACCGTCGGCCGCTCCCAGTGCTCGTCCTTCTCCGACCGCCTCCCGCCCAACGCCTCGGACATGAACGCCACGCTCGCCGCCTCTCTGACCTCGCAGTGCAACGGCACCGGCGACCCCACCGTGCCGCAGGACTTCGTGACACCCAGCGGCCTGGACAGCCAGTACTACAGGAACGTGCTCAACCACGAGGTGCTGTTCGGGTCGGACGCCGCGCTGCTGGCGTCGGACCAGACGGCGGGCATGGTGAGAGACAACGCGTTCAAGCCGGGGCTGTGGGAGGACAAGTTCAAGGCGGCGATGGTGAAGATGGGCCGCGCTGGAGTCAAGAACAGCACCGACGGCGAGATCAGAAAGAAGTGCTGGATGATCAACCAAGTATCGAGCTAA
- the LOC101759673 gene encoding peroxidase 2 yields MARLGVLILAALLGAVAAQAAGSYGGGNYSPSPSPPAQTPPPPPARPRLRFGFYKHSCPPAEVIVRDAVRNALLVNPGIGAGLIRMAFHDCFVQGCDGSVLLDPTPANPRPEKLGPPNFPSLRGFEVIDAAKAALERYCPGVVSCADVVQYAARDAAFFLSGFKVDYRLPAGRFDGSVSLESESLAFLPPPFFNLSQLITSFQVKGMNIDDLVVLSGSHTIGRSHCSSFSDRISTPPSDMDPGLATALKQQCPANPNFTNDPTVVQDVVTADKLDNQYYKNVLNHKVLFNSDAALLTSTPTARKVVENAFVRGRWEKKFAKAMVKMAAIEVKTAANGEVRKNCRVVNSKP; encoded by the coding sequence ATGGCCAGGCTTGGCGTCCTGATCTTGGCTGCGCTGCTCGGCGCCGTCGCTGCCCAAGCGGCAGGGTCCTACGGCGGCGGCAATTATTCTCCGAGCCCAAGCCCGCCCGCCCagactcctccgccgcctcctgctcgtCCGCGGCTCAGGTTCGGGTTCTACAAGCACTCGTGCCCTCCCGCGGAGGTCATAGTCAGGGACGCCGTCCGGAATGCCCTCCTCGTCAACCCCGGCATCGGCGCCGGCCTCATCCGCATGgccttccacgactgcttcgtccaGGGCTGCGACGGCTCCGTGCTGCTCGACCCGACGCCGGCGAACCCGCGCCCGGAGAAGCTCGGCCCGCCCAACTTCCCGAGCCTGCGTGGCTTCGAGGTCATTGACGCCGCCAAGGCCGCGCTCGAGAGGTACTGCCCCGgcgtcgtctcctgcgccgacgtcGTCCAGTACGCCGCCCGCGACGCCGCTTTCTTCCTCAGTGGATTTAAAGTCGACTACAGGCTCCCCGCGGGGCGATTTGACGGCAGCGTGTCGCTCGAGAGCGAGTCGCTCGCCTTCCTGCCCCCGCCATTCTTCAACCTCTCGCAGCTCATCACCAGCTTCCAAGTCAAGGGCATGAACATCGACGACCTCGTCGTGCTCTCCGGATCCCACACCATCGGCCGCTCCCACTGCTCCTCCTTCTCCGACCGCATCTCCACGCCGCCCTCCGACATGGACCCGGGCCTCGCCACCGCGCTCAAGCAGCAGTGCCCGGCGAACCCCAACTTCACCAACGACCCCACGGTGGTGCAGGACGTCGTCACCGCCGACAAGCTGGACAACCAGTACTACAAGAACGTCCTGAACCACAAGGTGCTCTTCAACTCCGACGCGGCGCTTCTGacgtcgacgccgacggcgaggaaggTCGTGGAGAACGCGTTCGTCCGCGGGAGGTGGGAGAAGAAGTTCGCCAAGGCCATGGTGAAGATGGCCGCCATCGAGGTCAAGACCGCCGCCAACGGCGAggtcaggaagaactgccgcGTCGTCAACAGCAAGCCGTGA
- the LOC101759264 gene encoding peroxidase 2, with translation MASSWLGVGVLILAALLGSATAQAGGYGYGGYPAKVAAAPSTAPEGAPAPPAVPAVPAYAPVPPMQTPPPPAAGTPLRFGFYRRSCPPAEHLVKLVVGKAIRNNPGVGAGLIRMAFHDCFVQGCDGSVLLDPTPANTRPEKLGPPNFPSLRGFEVIDAAKALLERYCPGVVSCADVVQFAARDAAFFLSGYKVNYRLPAGRFDGSISLENETLAFLPPSSFNLSELVQSFVAKGLDVDDLVVLSGSHSIGRSHCSSFSDRISTPPSDMDPGLATILKGQCPANPNITNDPTVVQDIVTPNRLDNQYYRNVLRRKVLFNSDATLLTSRETARKVVENAVVRGSWERKFARAMVKMSLIEIKNAANGEIRKNCRVVN, from the coding sequence ATGGCGAGCAGCTGGCTTGGCGTCGGCGTCCTGATCTTGGCTGCGCTGCTGGGCTCCGCGACGGCTCAAGCAGGTGGGTACGGCTATGGCGGGTATCCTGCAAAAGTTGCGGCAGCTCCAAGCACGGCGCCGGAGGGTGCACCAGCACCACCCGCGGTCCCCGCGGTCCCCGCGTATGCTCCAGTCCCACCGATGCAaacccctcctccccctgcgGCTGGTACGCCGCTCAGGTTCGGCTTCTACCGGCGCTCGTGCCCCCCGGCGGAGCACCTCGTCAAGCTAGTCGTCGGCAAGGCGATCCGGAACAACCctggcgtcggcgccggcctcATCCGCATGgccttccacgactgcttcgtccaGGGCTGTGACGGGTCCGTGCTGCTCGACCCGACGCCGGCGAACACGCGGCCGGAGAAGCTGGGCCCGCCCAACTTCCCCAGTCTGCGGGGCTTCGAGGTGATCGACGCGGCCAAGGCGCTGCTCGAGAGGTACTGCCCCGgcgtcgtctcctgcgccgacgtcGTCCAGTTCGCCGCCCGCGATGCCGCTTTCTTCCTCAGCGGCTACAAGGTCAACTACAGGCTCCCCGCGGGGCGCTTCGACGGCAGCATCTCCTTGGAGAACGAGACGCTCGCCTTCCTGCCACCGTCCTCCTTCAACCTCTCCGAGCTCGTCCAAAGCTTCGTCGCCAAGGGCCTCGACGTCGACGACCTCGTCGTGCTCTCCGGGTCCCACTCCATCGGCCGCTCCCACTGCTCCTCCTTCTCCGACCGTATCTCCACGCCGCCCTCCGACATGGACCCCGGCCTCGCCACCATCCTCAAGGGGCAGTGCCCGGCGAACCCTAACATCACCAACGACCCCACGGTGGTGCAGGACATTGTCACCCCCAACAGGCTCGACAACCAGTACTACAGGAACGTGCTGAGGCGCAAGGTGCTCTTCAACTCCGACGCGACCCTGCTGACGTCGagggagacggcgaggaaggtgGTCGAGAACGCCGTCGTCCGCGGGAGCTGGGAGAGGAAGTTCGCCAGGGCCATGGTGAAGATGTCGCTCATCGAGATCAAGAACGCCGCCAATGGCGAgatcaggaagaactgccgtgtCGTCAACTAG